The Cloacibacillus sp. genomic sequence CAGCCCGCCAGTTTTATCACCCGCGAAGTACGAGAACATGTTGAAAAGTTTATCTGAAACGCCGCCGCGCGCCATTATTATGCCGGAGAGCACGAAGAGCGGCACTGCGATGAACGGAGTTGAATCGACGCCGCCCACCATTTGGCGGACTATGAATTCTATCTTCGCGGGGAACATCGGGTTGAGAAAATGCGGCACCATGGCCGAGACGCCCATCGTGATGCCGACTGGCACCGTCAAGGCAAGGCAGACTGCAAAAACAGCGAATACATATCCTAGCATGATCTTCCAGCCTCCCTGATATTTATGTAAAACTGCTGCGCGCTGCGGAAAACGGCAATCGCAAATCCCGCAACAGATGCTCCGTAGACGAGCCACATTGGAACGAGCAATGCGGGACTGGTCTGCCCATTATCCATTAGAGTCCCTGTTACCGTAACAGCCCCTTTTAGCCAGTAGCACATCACTGCGATGATAAAAAGATTTACGGCGGCAAAAAGGCGCTTAGACGTTTTCTCCGACACCATGGTCAATAGAATGTCTATGCGTATGGCGCTCTGACGCTTGATGCAGAGCCCAATGCTCAAAAAAGCCGACCAGATGAACAAAAAGCGTGTAATCTCCTCCGCCCACGACGGGGAGTCGTTGAATATATAACGCATGACGACCGAGTACGAGATGATGAGCGTGATGAAAAACAAAAGCGCAGTCATAAGCGACTCTTCAAAATGCTCATTGAGCCAATGCAACATAATTATGCCTCCTCAGTTTTTACGTTGTTTAAATTAAAGGAGTCGGAAATCGCGGCTGAAACCCCTGGCTGGCTTCCGCCCCCTTTTTAAGCGATATTGATTTACCTGACGCGCTTTTAGGACCTACTTTGAGGATTCCTTCACAGCGCTTTGAAGCTTTGTCACCAGGTCAGAGCCAACGGCTTTTGTAATGTTGTCA encodes the following:
- a CDS encoding TRAP transporter small permease — its product is MLHWLNEHFEESLMTALLFFITLIISYSVVMRYIFNDSPSWAEEITRFLFIWSAFLSIGLCIKRQSAIRIDILLTMVSEKTSKRLFAAVNLFIIAVMCYWLKGAVTVTGTLMDNGQTSPALLVPMWLVYGASVAGFAIAVFRSAQQFYINIREAGRSC